The Candidatus Jordarchaeales archaeon genome includes a window with the following:
- a CDS encoding alpha/beta hydrolase, which translates to MKIAHEEGEFKGKEGLKIYYQFWRPEKVRAVMVAAHGLAEYSGRYKHVAEHFASKGIAFYALDHRGHGRSEGARGHVDNFDDYVEDLDTFIDMVKKKEKEKKLILLGHSMGGTIALLYALKNPEKIDCLVLSSPALRLASDVDAGTMKMLEELAKTNPKQEIPSQIDPYTLSHDKKVCEAYANDPLIFKTITVKFAVEFIKAMKTILENADKLKVPTLLLVAGEDKLVNPKGSMELAEKVKHKDFTMKIYKGLYHEILNELEKEKVLKDIDEWLETKI; encoded by the coding sequence GTGAAAATTGCTCATGAGGAGGGAGAGTTTAAGGGAAAAGAAGGATTGAAAATATACTACCAGTTTTGGAGACCTGAAAAAGTTAGGGCAGTAATGGTTGCAGCCCACGGTTTGGCCGAGTACTCGGGAAGGTATAAGCATGTGGCAGAACACTTTGCCAGCAAAGGTATAGCATTTTACGCATTGGACCACAGGGGGCACGGCCGCTCCGAGGGAGCCAGAGGACACGTGGACAACTTCGACGACTACGTGGAAGACCTCGACACGTTCATCGATATGGTGAAGAAAAAAGAAAAGGAAAAGAAGCTTATCCTCTTAGGCCACAGTATGGGCGGAACAATAGCATTGCTGTACGCGCTCAAAAACCCGGAAAAAATCGACTGTCTAGTTCTCTCCTCTCCTGCGCTGAGACTTGCGAGCGACGTAGACGCTGGAACGATGAAGATGCTCGAAGAACTTGCAAAGACAAACCCCAAGCAGGAGATACCGAGCCAAATAGATCCATACACTCTATCCCACGACAAGAAAGTCTGCGAAGCATACGCCAACGACCCGTTAATATTCAAGACGATCACGGTCAAATTTGCGGTTGAATTCATCAAAGCCATGAAAACAATACTTGAAAATGCCGACAAACTCAAAGTTCCAACACTATTATTAGTAGCAGGAGAAGACAAGCTAGTCAACCCCAAAGGAAGCATGGAACTAGCAGAGAAAGTGAAACACAAAGACTTCACGATGAAAATCTACAAGGGATTGTACCACGAAATACTTAATGAACTAGAAAAAGAGAAGGTCCTTAAAGACATAGATGAATGGTTGGAAACGAAAATATAG
- a CDS encoding Trm112 family protein: protein MRLWLLDILACPADGCKYYPLKLSIFEWDDNDAGRILEVSEAYAKGNAEKARQELKDSVKVDRVKGLVEDELVRSPMEVKDYALAFKEKVNSVFSNVVIDETGASTKLIKSILSFEPPSVLNESFENTIYVANWLAFKVNVKSGILVCEKCGRFYPIIDTIPHMLPDDLRDKKEDKEFLLKWQKFIPKKILEAEGIK, encoded by the coding sequence GTGCGCCTTTGGTTGCTTGACATCCTTGCTTGTCCGGCTGATGGTTGCAAGTATTACCCGTTGAAACTATCGATATTTGAGTGGGACGACAATGACGCTGGACGAATACTTGAGGTGAGTGAAGCGTACGCTAAAGGCAACGCTGAAAAGGCGAGGCAGGAGTTGAAGGATAGCGTCAAGGTTGATAGGGTGAAGGGCCTTGTGGAAGACGAGCTTGTTAGGTCTCCGATGGAGGTAAAAGACTACGCTCTGGCTTTTAAAGAGAAGGTTAACAGCGTGTTTAGCAACGTTGTAATCGACGAAACGGGGGCTAGCACTAAGCTTATAAAGTCAATACTCAGTTTCGAGCCCCCCTCCGTCCTCAACGAGTCATTTGAAAACACGATATATGTCGCCAACTGGCTGGCCTTCAAAGTCAATGTAAAAAGTGGCATCTTGGTCTGCGAAAAGTGCGGCCGCTTCTACCCCATAATAGATACGATACCTCACATGCTACCCGACGATCTGAGAGACAAAAAAGAGGATAAAGAGTTCCTTTTGAAGTGGCAGAAGTTCATCCCAAAGAAGATACTTGAGGCAGAGGGCATCAAGTAG
- a CDS encoding acetoin utilization protein AcuC — translation MGGKVALVYSDDYLKYFFGPEHPLRPQRLVLMMELMKGIGLLSHPDLYIAEARMASEEELKLVHSEAYLQRVKKLDEIGVGYLDYGDTPAFKGMFSASAILVGGSLKAAELVVEGKAVHTFNPGGGMHHAARDRGAGFCVFNDVAITARYLQKKYGLKKIMIVDIDCHHGDGTQEVFYDDPSVLTVSFHEDGRFLYPGTGFIDEVGEGEGKGYCVNVPLPPLTFSEAYLYAYNEVVPSLVKSYEPDIIIQQCGVDTHFRDPLTTEALTLDCYEKIMEILHKLAHEATGGKLILLGGGGYDIGCTAKAWTLMVCKLLGVKPPEHTPPSWRELYTKIALELGDVPRDPETMYDQEKPPLTYEKDRIFAVVRETIKKLKETISKYAPLF, via the coding sequence TTGGGTGGAAAAGTAGCTTTAGTTTATTCAGATGATTATCTTAAGTACTTCTTCGGCCCCGAGCACCCGTTGCGCCCTCAAAGGCTGGTTCTCATGATGGAGCTCATGAAGGGAATAGGTCTACTCAGTCACCCTGACCTCTACATTGCCGAGGCTAGGATGGCGAGCGAGGAGGAGCTTAAACTGGTTCACAGTGAGGCATACTTACAACGCGTTAAGAAGCTTGATGAGATAGGCGTGGGGTACTTAGACTATGGTGACACGCCAGCATTCAAGGGAATGTTCAGTGCGTCGGCAATTCTCGTCGGTGGCTCTTTGAAGGCTGCAGAGTTAGTCGTTGAAGGAAAGGCGGTTCACACGTTTAACCCAGGAGGGGGAATGCACCACGCCGCCAGAGATAGAGGCGCTGGCTTCTGCGTTTTCAATGATGTCGCCATAACTGCGAGATACCTTCAGAAGAAGTATGGTTTGAAGAAAATAATGATCGTCGACATAGACTGTCACCATGGAGATGGAACCCAAGAAGTGTTCTACGATGACCCGAGCGTTTTGACGGTCTCCTTCCACGAGGACGGGCGATTCCTCTATCCTGGAACAGGGTTCATAGACGAAGTTGGAGAGGGAGAGGGGAAAGGTTACTGCGTGAACGTTCCACTCCCTCCCCTAACGTTCAGCGAGGCATACCTTTATGCATACAACGAAGTGGTTCCGTCGCTAGTGAAGTCCTATGAGCCCGACATAATAATACAACAATGCGGTGTCGATACGCACTTCAGGGATCCGTTAACCACGGAGGCGCTCACACTGGACTGCTACGAGAAAATAATGGAGATACTTCATAAGCTAGCACACGAGGCTACAGGCGGTAAACTAATACTCCTCGGTGGGGGAGGATACGATATAGGATGCACGGCAAAAGCGTGGACCCTGATGGTCTGTAAGTTACTGGGGGTTAAACCGCCGGAACATACGCCTCCGTCGTGGAGGGAGCTCTACACTAAAATCGCACTTGAACTTGGCGATGTCCCTAGGGACCCAGAGACCATGTATGACCAGGAAAAGCCACCGCTAACCTACGAAAAAGATAGAATATTTGCTGTCGTGAGAGAGACCATTAAAAAACTTAAGGAGACTATTTCGAAGTATGCCCCACTATTCTAG
- a CDS encoding universal stress protein produces the protein MGDQLYKKILVPVDGSEHAERALERAISLAKTYNSQIILLNVVKTEELEVVKQYSEASYGLVKSYLEQAASKILEEAEKLTKKKGIEDVVKKITYGDPAEKIVEEANNENVDLIVIGTRGLTGVKRVVLGSTTQKVIRWSERDVLVIH, from the coding sequence TTGGGTGATCAGTTGTATAAGAAAATACTTGTTCCTGTAGACGGTTCAGAGCACGCCGAGAGAGCTTTGGAGAGGGCAATAAGTCTCGCCAAGACGTATAATTCTCAGATAATTTTGTTAAATGTTGTTAAAACAGAAGAACTAGAAGTGGTAAAGCAATACTCTGAGGCATCTTATGGACTTGTTAAATCTTACTTAGAACAAGCGGCTTCGAAAATACTAGAAGAAGCCGAGAAGTTGACTAAGAAGAAAGGTATAGAAGACGTGGTGAAGAAGATAACCTACGGAGACCCGGCGGAGAAAATAGTTGAAGAGGCGAATAACGAGAACGTTGACCTCATAGTAATTGGAACGAGAGGGTTGACAGGAGTTAAGCGCGTGGTACTCGGAAGCACTACGCAGAAAGTGATACGCTGGAGCGAGAGGGACGTGCTCGTCATCCACTAG
- a CDS encoding MoaD/ThiS family protein has translation MEVKVRLPLVLARIIGTKELNVRVGEGASVRDVLSAALNREAFKRVVDGGRVAPGMLILLNERDVRVLKGLDTEVRDGDVITILGVVHGG, from the coding sequence ATGGAGGTTAAGGTCCGGTTACCTTTAGTGTTAGCGAGAATCATTGGGACTAAAGAGTTAAACGTTAGAGTCGGTGAGGGGGCGAGTGTCAGAGACGTGCTTTCAGCAGCTCTTAACAGAGAAGCTTTCAAAAGAGTTGTCGATGGGGGAAGGGTGGCCCCCGGAATGCTTATTCTTTTAAACGAGAGAGATGTGAGGGTACTTAAGGGACTGGATACCGAGGTACGGGACGGGGACGTTATAACGATTCTAGGGGTCGTGCACGGCGGCTGA
- a CDS encoding NAD(P)/FAD-dependent oxidoreductase, which produces MRCDVVVVGGGPAGLVCGEELARSGLRVIVVDKKETPNKGKPCGGMLTERAVRKFKISSEVFERELYGVAVSVGERQFMVDYNERVGVNVDRTRLGLHLAERVEGEGGRVFCGERVKEVSFREESVVCRGSNDYECEWIVFADGVLSLSRTISGWNWRRDQLGLCFQYIVEVGEKRVEEDFGCRNYFYYGGGVAPFGYAWIFPRRGSLVVGVGSLLSEVRGSLKKYLDNFVWGHPLVAPKVKGGRVEV; this is translated from the coding sequence TTGAGGTGCGATGTGGTCGTCGTAGGAGGGGGGCCCGCCGGGCTAGTTTGCGGTGAAGAGTTGGCTAGATCAGGTTTGAGGGTTATTGTGGTTGACAAGAAGGAGACGCCAAACAAAGGGAAGCCGTGTGGAGGAATGCTCACCGAGAGAGCCGTGAGAAAGTTCAAGATAAGCTCAGAAGTGTTTGAAAGAGAGTTGTATGGTGTCGCTGTTTCCGTTGGGGAAAGACAGTTCATGGTTGACTACAATGAGAGAGTAGGGGTAAACGTTGACAGGACTAGACTTGGACTTCACTTAGCTGAAAGAGTCGAGGGAGAAGGGGGGAGAGTTTTTTGCGGGGAGAGAGTGAAAGAGGTTTCCTTTAGAGAGGAAAGTGTAGTATGCCGTGGGAGCAACGATTACGAGTGCGAGTGGATAGTGTTTGCCGACGGAGTCCTCTCGCTCTCGCGAACTATTTCCGGGTGGAATTGGAGGAGAGACCAGTTAGGGTTGTGCTTCCAGTACATTGTAGAGGTTGGGGAGAAACGTGTAGAGGAAGATTTCGGGTGTAGAAACTACTTTTATTATGGTGGCGGGGTCGCGCCTTTCGGGTATGCCTGGATTTTTCCTAGAAGGGGTTCGCTCGTGGTTGGAGTTGGATCTCTGCTTTCAGAGGTTAGGGGTTCGCTTAAGAAATACCTGGACAACTTCGTTTGGGGGCACCCTCTAGTGGCGCCCAAGGTTAAGGGTGGGCGAGTGGAAGTTTGA